From the Cydia pomonella isolate Wapato2018A chromosome 11, ilCydPomo1, whole genome shotgun sequence genome, one window contains:
- the LOC133523090 gene encoding uncharacterized protein LOC133523090, protein MDEEYGKRRSLVTPERDRSRSRRSGTYVRRRSRSRSHSRRLRERDLALKRERERIRQMEEDLQKEKDAERRSRRNERNSTSRRSRERRSRSRPPRAGISHEPRSRSRERGPRATRDRAGRDSTSIDRRHKRSCSPSFSSNDIVKIIKSIKYVLPSQPTTQSQIPINRNIDYKNIIPEFNPSEKNQRIDVWLKKVNECAKVYGWDEKTVIHFAMQKLTGLAKTWFESLNTILFSWDEWQTKLANAFPSEQNYGQLLEDMLKRRSKYQESMEIYFYEKLALLNQCEITGRRAVDCLIHGITDKTMRSSALALRCEEPDQLLKFLLSNNKESFVNISLPKDRSVTGGDEKTSSRASTKLNPNIFCYNCKEKGHIYSRCPKPLVKCSTCQKVGHKPEMCRLKSDSGSTKADAVPRVMRIYGSNPSDKFRKSVQVNGETVGAFVDLGSEVTLIRESSFSHLGLSHDCIPITMIGFGDKLVQSLGSAELTITIDGVSATVMCRVVNDSLLEKSMLIGQTYSEQPHIVVYKDANKLQFLHIGTELPNLQERADEKLERVRIVARNRIYGVASVRAATGTEFSGNVVLNTKVVGKPQDQYLVCGGIYEVKQGNLFVMVMPCAASCYLQENFVFARAERVEAVYRLSDIGTAVRQYENEITVEETASSPFDEKQLHIGKNVTEDDKNKLVKLLSCYEDCFASDLASLGCTNTTEMNIELNSERPVVYRPYRLSHHEREKVRAMIDDMLQAGIIRESVSNYASPIILVRKKDGGVRLCVDYRLLNSITVKERYPIPVIEDEIARLAGQSWFITLDLMSGYYSQVRNLSPKHHEGFFSAPSRITLEDTAAVDIHRYAETPECAGVAELREGKVLSADDGGEHTHTGHISTDYRSISGGRRWHATASPGMRQSPTKRAGRYPALAGARGNCWN, encoded by the exons CTCACGGAGGAACGAACGCAATTCGACGTCAAGACGAAGCCGCGAgcgccgcagccgcagccgaCCACCGAGAGCCGGGATCAGCCACGAGCCGCGCAGCCGCAGCCGAGAGCGGGGCCCCAGAGCAACGCGCGATCGGGCAGGAAGGGATTCCACGAGCATCGATCGACGGCATAAAAGGTCATGTAGTCCTTCTTTCTCTTCTAATGATATTgtcaaaataatcaaatcaattaaatatgtcTTACCGTCTCAGCCGACAACACAAAGCCAAATTCCGATTAACAGAAATATCGACTACAAAAACATTATTCCAGAATTTAACCCATCCGAAAAAAATCAAAGGATTGATGTGTGGTTAAAAAAAGTCAACGAGTGTGCTAAAGTTTACGGCTGGGACGAAAAGACGGTTATACATTTTGCTATGCAGAAACTGACAGGGTTAGCTAAGACTTGGTTTGAGAGCCttaatacaattttgttttcatggGACGAGTGGCAAACTAAATTGGCTAACGCATTTCCATCAGAACAAAACTACGGGCAATTACTAGAAGACATGTTGAAACGTAGGAGTAAGTACCAAGAATCTATGGAAATTTACTTTTACGAGAAATTAGCGTTGCTTAATCAGTGCGAAATCACGGGTAGGCGAGCAGTCGACTGCCTTATTCATGGTATCACGGATAAAACTATGCGATCTAGTGCTTTAGCTTTACGGTGTGAGGAACCCGATCAGCTTCTTAAATTTCTACTAAGCAATAATAAAGAATCATTCGTAAATATTTCGTTGCCTAAGGATAGGAGCGTGACTGGGGGTGATGAGAAGACGTCTAGTAGAGCCAGCACGAAATTAAATCCtaacatattttgttataactGCAAGGAAAAAGGGCATATTTATTCTCGCTGTCCTAAGCCTTTAGTTAAATGTAGTACGTGCCAAAAGGTGGGCCATAAACCAGAGATGTGTAGGCTAAAGTCAGACTCTGGTTCGACAAAGGCTGACGCTGTACCCAGAGTGATGCGCATATACGGATCTAACCCGTCTGACAAATTTAGAAAATCAGTACAAGTTAATGGTGAGACAGTGGGAGCCTTTGTCGATCTAGGAAGCGAAGTCACTCTTATACGAGAATCCAGTTTCTCTCATCTTGGGCTTTCTCATGATTGCATTCCTATTACGATGATAGGGTTCGGTGATAAGCTCGTACAGTCTTTAGGATCGGCGGAGTTGACCATAACAATTGATGGTGTATCCGCCACCGTTATGTGTCGGGTAGTTAATGATAGTCTGCTTGAAAAGTCGATGCTCATAGGTCAGACTTACTCTGAACAACCACATATCGTGGTTTACAAAGATGCAAATAAGTTGCAATTTTTACACATAGGTACAGAGCTTCCTAACTTACAAGAGCGTGCCGATGAAAAGTTAGAGAGAGTAAGAATTGTAGCACGTAACAGGATATATGGGGTAGCTAGCGTAAGAGCCGCCACTGGGACAGAGTTTAGTGGCAACGTTGTGTTAAATACTAAAGTGGTAGGGAAACCTCAAGATCAGTATTTGGTTTGTGGCGGGATTTATGAGGTGAAGCAGGGTAACCTTTTTGTAATGGTTATGCCCTGTGCTGCGTCTTGTTACCtacaagaaaactttgtatttgCGCGAGCAGAACGTGTAGAGGCGGTATATAGGTTATCGGATATAGGTACAGCAGTACGCCAGTACGAAAATGAAATAACTGTAGAAGAAACCGCGTCATCACCGTTTGATGAAAAACAActccatataggtaaaaatgtTACCGAAGATGATAAAAACAAGCTCGTCAAACTTCTCAGCTGTTACGAAGATTGCTTTGCTTCTGATTTAGCTAGTCTAGGTTGCACTAATACGACCGAAATGAATATAGAGTTAAATAGTGAGCGACCGGTCGTATATAGACCTTACAGACTGTCACATCATGAACGTGAGAAGGTCCGTGCGATGATAGATGATATGTTACAAGCTGGTATAATCAGAGAATCCGTATCTAATTATGCTAGTCCTATTATACTCGTCCGAAAGAAGGATGGTGGCGTCAGACTTTGCGTCGATTACAGACTACTCAATTCGATAACCGTAAAGGAACGCTACCCAATACCGGTGATAGAAGACGAGATCGCTCGTTTGGCCGGCCAGTCATGGTTTATCACGTTGGATCTGATGTCCGGGTACTACAG TCAGGTCAGGAATCTGAG CCCGAAGCATCACGAAGGATTTTTCTCCGCGCCATCGAGGATCACGTTAGAGGATACCGCGGCGGTAGACATCCACCGATACGCGGAGACTCCCGAGTGTGCCGGGGTAGCGGAGCTTCGGGAGGGGAAGGTTTTGTCAGCGGACGACGGGGGAGAACACACGCACACTGGTCACATATCTACCGATTACCGTAGCATTAGCGGTGGTAGGCGCTGGCATGCCACGGCATCCCCCGGTATGCGCCAGAGTCCTACCAAGCGCGCGGGCCGTTACCCCGCGCTGGCGGGCGCTCGCG GTAATTGTTGGAATTAG
- the LOC133522830 gene encoding acyl-CoA Delta(11) desaturase-like, which yields MFGSSLSRVACITQKQRQGIMVDGSNVVGVAKNKDEKASPQQDVPTQKPRDYEILYRYVLSFSYLHLAALYGLYLCFTSAKWGTILLAFILCVAGEIGVTAGAHRLWSHKTYKANRALEILLIVMNSVAFQNSAVQWIRDHRLHHKYSDTDADPHNAKRGFFFSHIGWLMVKKHPEVLSKGKTIDMFDIYSNPVLMFQKKYALPMFGSLCFGLPTLIPMYFWGESLNNAWHLTILRYTVCLNITFLVNSAAHFFGQKPYDNNILPRQNILVSILAVGEGFHNYHHVFPWDYRTAELGNNALNLTTKFIDFFAWLGWASEMKTVSTKAVDLRVKRTGDGTNLWGWGDEHMTQEEIKAVDLMFPNKGVIETCKKIL from the exons ATGTTTGGAAGTTCTTTGTCACGTGTGGCGTGCATAACACAG AAACAAAGACAAGGCATCATGGTTGATGGGTCAAATGTCGTTGGCGTGGCTAAAAATAAAGATGAAAAGGCATCACCGCAGCAAGATGTACCAACCCAAAAGCCAAGGGATTATGAAATACTGTACCGATATGTACTGTCATTCAGCTATCTTCATTTAGCTGCCCTATACGGTctatatttatgttttacttCAGCGAAGTGGGGTACAATTTTGTTGG ctTTCATACTGTGTGTTGCCGGTGAGATCGGCGTTACGGCTGGCGCCCACAGGCTCTGGTCCCACAAAACTTATAAGGCCAATCGGGCTTTGGAAATCCTCCTAATCGTAATGAACTCCGTGGCATTCCAAAACTCAGCCGTGCAATGGATCAGAGACCACAGACTCCATCACAAGTACAGCGACACAGATGCTGACCCTCATAACGCGAAAAGAGGTTTCTTCTTCTCTCATATTGGTTGGCTGATGGTGAAGAAGCATCCGGAAGTTTTATCCAAGGGGAAGACCATCGACATGTTTGACATTTACAGTAATCCAGTTCTTATGTTCCAAAAGAA ATATGCTCTACCTATGTTTGGTAGCTTATGCTTCGGGCTTCCTACACTGATTCCGATGTATTTCTGGGGAGAATCACTTAACAACGCTTGGCATCTTACAATTCTTCGCTACACAGTTTGCCTTAACATCACATTTTTGGTCAACAGTGCTGCACATTTCTTTGGACAAAAACCCTATGACAACAATATATTACCGCGCCAAAATATACTTGTATCGATATTAGCCGTTGGGGAGGGTTTTCATAATTACCACCACGTTTTTCCTTGGGATTACCGTACTGCAGAATTAGGCAACAATGCTTTGAACTTGACAACgaaatttatagattttttcGCTTGGCTGGGCTGGGCGTCTGAGATGAAAACCGTGTCAACTAAAGCCGTAGACCTTAGAGTTAAAAGAACTGGTGATGGTACCAATTTGTGGGGGTGGGGCGATGAACATATGACACAAGAAGAAATTAAAGCAGTCGACCTTATGTTTCCTAACAAGGGAGTGATAGagacatgtaaaaaaatattgtaa